The Teredinibacter sp. KSP-S5-2 genome includes a window with the following:
- a CDS encoding glycosyl hydrolase family 18 protein, whose protein sequence is MKKIMATAITAGAVMLSGQAMAAVDCSGLPEWQNGDTFTGGQSVQRNGSKYTANWWTQSDPETNSGPWQEWTFNDVCSGSTSSSSSSSSSSSSSSSSSSSSSSSSSSSSSSSSGGSTCEAYQAGATYQVGDKVSNAGGTFECTVAGWCSSGGAYEPGVGWAWEYAWTSPADCGSSSSSSSSSSSSSSSSSSSSSSSSSSSSSSSSSSSSSSSGGTGGKLLAGYFTEWGIYDRNYHPKNLVTSGSAEKLTHIVFAFGNVTNGQCVLGDSYADYDRFYSAAESVDGTSDDWNSTEVRGLFGQFKKLKAMYPHLKIVWSFGGWTWSGGFGQAAANATAFADQCYGLVNDPRWAGVFDGIDIDWEYPNECGLTCDTSGFDSYRVLMQALRARFGNQLVTSAIGAGESKLLAADYGGAAQYLDFYMIMTYDFFGAWAKNGPTAPHSPLNDWAGMPIQGFSTDHGIDTLLSLGVPANKVLLGIGFYGRGWTGVTQAAPGGTATGAAAGTYEAGIEDYKVLKGSCPITGQIAGTNYAYCGNNWWSYDDPATIRAKMQYANGRGLGGAFFWETNGDTANGELISAMKSGL, encoded by the coding sequence ATGAAAAAAATAATGGCTACAGCTATCACCGCTGGTGCTGTTATGCTTTCTGGACAAGCTATGGCAGCTGTAGACTGCTCTGGCTTACCGGAGTGGCAAAACGGCGATACATTTACCGGTGGTCAATCCGTTCAGAGAAATGGCAGTAAGTACACAGCTAATTGGTGGACTCAATCTGATCCCGAAACAAATTCTGGTCCATGGCAAGAGTGGACTTTTAACGACGTATGCTCTGGTTCAACTTCAAGTTCTTCCAGTTCATCTTCCAGCTCTAGCAGTTCTTCGAGCTCAAGCTCGTCCTCAAGTTCAAGCAGCTCATCTAGCTCTTCGTCCTCTTCTGGTGGCAGTACTTGTGAAGCTTACCAAGCTGGCGCAACTTACCAAGTCGGCGATAAAGTAAGTAATGCTGGTGGCACCTTCGAGTGTACAGTAGCGGGCTGGTGTTCTTCTGGCGGTGCATACGAGCCTGGCGTAGGTTGGGCATGGGAATATGCTTGGACTTCTCCTGCGGATTGTGGAAGCAGCTCAAGCTCATCTTCCAGCTCAAGCAGTTCTTCTTCAAGTTCTAGCAGCTCAAGCTCATCGTCCAGTTCTTCAAGCTCTTCATCATCCAGTAGTTCTTCTTCAAGTTCTTCTGGTGGTACTGGTGGCAAGCTTCTAGCGGGTTACTTCACCGAGTGGGGTATCTACGACCGTAACTACCATCCTAAAAATTTGGTCACCAGCGGTTCTGCCGAGAAGCTAACGCACATTGTTTTCGCGTTTGGTAATGTGACTAACGGTCAGTGTGTACTTGGCGATTCCTATGCCGATTACGATCGTTTCTACTCTGCTGCAGAATCTGTAGACGGCACCAGCGATGACTGGAACAGCACTGAAGTACGTGGTCTGTTTGGTCAGTTCAAGAAATTGAAAGCCATGTACCCACACTTGAAGATCGTATGGTCTTTCGGTGGCTGGACCTGGTCTGGTGGTTTCGGTCAAGCAGCAGCAAACGCAACAGCATTCGCTGATCAATGTTATGGTTTGGTCAATGATCCACGTTGGGCGGGTGTATTCGACGGTATCGACATCGATTGGGAATATCCAAACGAGTGTGGTCTAACCTGTGACACGTCTGGTTTCGACAGCTACCGCGTATTGATGCAAGCATTGCGTGCTCGATTCGGCAACCAGCTTGTGACTTCTGCGATTGGTGCGGGTGAATCCAAACTATTGGCAGCAGACTACGGCGGTGCAGCTCAGTACCTGGATTTCTACATGATCATGACCTATGACTTCTTCGGTGCATGGGCGAAGAACGGTCCTACCGCGCCTCACTCACCATTGAACGATTGGGCTGGCATGCCAATTCAAGGCTTCAGCACAGACCACGGTATCGACACTCTACTTAGTCTGGGCGTACCAGCGAACAAAGTATTGTTAGGTATTGGTTTCTACGGTCGTGGTTGGACGGGTGTTACGCAAGCCGCGCCTGGTGGAACGGCAACCGGTGCAGCAGCAGGTACTTACGAAGCCGGTATTGAAGACTACAAAGTGTTGAAAGGTAGTTGTCCTATCACCGGCCAAATTGCGGGAACCAACTACGCATACTGTGGCAACAACTGGTGGTCCTATGACGATCCAGCGACCATCCGTGCGAAGATGCAATATGCTAACGGTCGTGGCCTGGGCGGTGCATTCTTCTGGGAGACTAATGGTGATACTGCAAATGGTGAACTGATCAGTGCGATGAAATCTGGCCTGTAA
- a CDS encoding valine--tRNA ligase: MDKTYQPSSIEQKWYQTWENSGYFAPSGEGDPYCIMIPPPNVTGSLHMGHGFQESIMDALVRYHRMKGNNTLWQVGTDHAGIATQMVVERLLDAEGKSRHDLGREKFIERVWEWKEESGGNITRQLRRLGASPDWSRERFTMDDGFYKAVQEVFIRLHEDGLIYRGKRLVNWDPKLHTAVSDLEVISEEENGHLWHFRYPLTDGSGHLVVATTRPETMLGDTAVAVHPEDERYKDLIGKTITLPLVGREIPIIADDYVDKEFGTGCVKITPAHDFNDYDMGKRHNLDVINILTDDAKLNNTVPEKYRGMDRFDARKQVVEDLEALGLLEKIQDHKLKVPRGDRTGVVIEPYLTNQWYVKTQSLADEAIKNVEDGSIQFVPKQYENMYFSWMRDIQDWCISRQLWWGHRIPAWYDNDGNVYVARNEEEIRQKNNIAADVELRQDEDVLDTWFSSGLWTFGTLGWPEDTDFLKTFHPSSVLVTGFDIIFFWVARMIMLTLYFKKEVPFHTVYVHGLVRDSHGQKMSKSKGNVLDPIDLIDGIDLESLVQKRTAGMMLPHLKEKIEKMTRKDFPEGIASYGTDALRYTYYSLASTGRDINFDVGRIEGFRNFCNKLWNASNYVFMNTEGEDCGQDGSDDYQLSLADRWIIARLQQAEKAVIEGVNTYRLDLASQALYDFVWKDYCDWYLELTKPVLWDENASAAIKKGTRRTLVRVLETTLRLAHPLIPFITEEIWQRVKPLTGAEGDTIMLARYPEPDESKVDQQALADIEWVKNVVVGIRNIRGEMNIAPSKQLPVYFQNGSVNDKRCMEENLQFLKKLASLEQLEWLDAGQEAPLSATAIVGEMEVLVPMAGLIDKDAELARLNKELEKTQKEVKRLEGKLNNPKFVDKAPADVVQKEKDKLTEYQSSAQKLEEQKKKIKTL; encoded by the coding sequence ATGGATAAAACCTACCAGCCGTCATCCATCGAACAAAAGTGGTACCAAACTTGGGAAAACAGCGGTTATTTTGCCCCCAGCGGTGAAGGCGACCCATACTGCATCATGATTCCCCCACCCAACGTCACTGGTAGCCTCCACATGGGACACGGTTTCCAGGAAAGCATTATGGACGCTCTGGTTCGTTACCATCGAATGAAAGGCAATAACACTCTTTGGCAAGTGGGTACAGACCACGCAGGTATTGCCACGCAAATGGTTGTTGAGCGCTTGCTGGATGCCGAAGGCAAAAGCCGACATGACTTAGGTCGCGAAAAATTCATTGAACGCGTTTGGGAATGGAAAGAAGAGTCCGGCGGTAATATCACTCGCCAGCTTCGTCGTTTAGGTGCATCACCAGATTGGAGCCGCGAACGCTTCACCATGGACGACGGGTTTTATAAAGCCGTGCAGGAAGTGTTCATTCGCCTCCATGAAGACGGATTAATCTATCGTGGCAAACGTCTGGTTAACTGGGATCCGAAACTCCATACCGCCGTTTCCGATCTGGAAGTCATCAGTGAAGAAGAAAACGGTCACCTGTGGCACTTCCGCTACCCCCTAACGGACGGCTCAGGCCACTTGGTTGTTGCTACTACCCGCCCAGAAACGATGCTGGGCGATACCGCAGTTGCAGTACACCCTGAGGACGAGCGGTACAAAGACCTCATAGGCAAAACCATCACGCTACCGTTGGTTGGCCGTGAAATTCCGATTATTGCCGACGATTATGTAGACAAAGAGTTCGGTACCGGCTGTGTAAAAATCACACCAGCCCATGACTTCAACGACTACGACATGGGCAAACGTCACAATCTGGATGTCATCAACATTCTTACTGATGATGCAAAACTCAATAACACGGTTCCAGAAAAATACCGTGGCATGGATCGTTTCGATGCGCGTAAACAAGTGGTGGAAGACCTGGAAGCTTTGGGTCTGCTTGAGAAGATTCAAGATCACAAACTGAAGGTCCCCCGCGGCGATCGAACCGGCGTGGTGATCGAACCCTATCTCACCAACCAGTGGTACGTAAAAACCCAATCCCTTGCCGATGAAGCCATCAAAAACGTTGAGGATGGCTCCATTCAGTTCGTGCCCAAACAATACGAAAATATGTATTTCTCATGGATGCGTGACATTCAGGATTGGTGTATTTCCCGTCAACTCTGGTGGGGACACCGAATCCCAGCCTGGTACGACAATGACGGCAATGTTTATGTTGCTCGTAATGAAGAAGAAATTCGACAAAAGAACAACATTGCAGCCGACGTAGAACTACGTCAGGACGAAGACGTACTGGATACCTGGTTCTCTTCCGGTTTATGGACATTCGGCACCTTGGGCTGGCCTGAAGATACCGATTTCCTTAAAACATTCCATCCGTCCTCGGTTCTGGTAACCGGCTTTGACATTATCTTCTTCTGGGTTGCACGCATGATTATGCTGACCCTTTACTTCAAAAAAGAAGTGCCCTTCCACACCGTCTATGTTCACGGCTTGGTGCGTGACAGCCACGGCCAGAAGATGTCGAAATCGAAAGGTAACGTACTCGACCCTATCGATCTGATCGACGGAATTGATTTGGAATCTTTAGTACAAAAGCGTACCGCAGGCATGATGCTACCGCATCTGAAAGAAAAAATTGAAAAGATGACCCGCAAGGATTTCCCCGAGGGCATTGCTTCGTACGGAACAGATGCCCTGCGTTACACCTACTACTCACTGGCCTCAACCGGCCGTGATATTAATTTTGATGTGGGCCGTATTGAAGGCTTCCGTAACTTCTGTAACAAACTTTGGAATGCGTCCAACTACGTGTTCATGAATACAGAAGGCGAAGACTGCGGCCAAGATGGCTCTGATGACTATCAATTGAGCCTTGCTGATCGCTGGATTATCGCCCGCTTGCAGCAAGCCGAAAAAGCCGTTATCGAAGGCGTGAATACTTATCGTCTGGATTTAGCCAGTCAGGCGCTCTACGACTTCGTATGGAAAGATTACTGCGATTGGTATTTGGAACTGACCAAACCTGTACTCTGGGATGAAAACGCTTCTGCCGCAATTAAAAAAGGCACACGCCGTACACTGGTTCGCGTACTGGAAACCACATTGCGTTTAGCACACCCACTCATTCCGTTTATCACCGAAGAAATCTGGCAACGAGTGAAGCCGCTGACCGGCGCCGAAGGCGACACCATTATGCTGGCTCGCTACCCTGAGCCCGACGAAAGTAAAGTGGATCAGCAGGCACTGGCAGATATTGAATGGGTGAAAAATGTTGTCGTGGGTATTCGTAATATTCGCGGTGAAATGAATATTGCTCCATCCAAACAATTGCCAGTTTATTTCCAAAACGGCAGTGTGAATGACAAACGCTGCATGGAAGAAAACCTGCAATTCCTCAAGAAACTTGCATCACTAGAGCAGCTTGAATGGTTAGACGCTGGTCAGGAAGCACCGCTTTCCGCGACGGCCATTGTTGGTGAAATGGAAGTACTTGTGCCAATGGCTGGACTGATCGATAAAGATGCAGAATTAGCTCGATTAAACAAAGAGCTGGAGAAAACGCAAAAAGAAGTAAAGCGTTTGGAAGGTAAGCTAAATAATCCCAAGTTTGTCGATAAAGCCCCAGCGGATGTAGTGCAAAAGGAAAAGGACAAATTAACGGAGTACCAATCTTCGGCACAAAAACTGGAAGAGCAAAAGAAGAAAATCAAAACACTATAA
- a CDS encoding DNA polymerase III subunit chi produces the protein MTLIDFYVLQSQDINERHRFACRYIEKAVRQGNRVLVATQDQNMSQAFDELLWSFRPESFIPHRVLGNEPSAENLEPVVISHDQDDIEHHDVLVNLTQGRPAFFSRFKRMAEIVVQNEPILSSTRDNFKYYRSRGYPLKTHTMK, from the coding sequence ATGACTTTAATTGATTTTTACGTACTGCAAAGCCAGGACATTAATGAGCGGCACCGTTTTGCGTGCCGCTACATAGAAAAAGCTGTGCGTCAGGGCAACAGAGTTCTTGTGGCCACTCAAGACCAGAACATGAGCCAGGCCTTTGATGAATTGCTCTGGAGTTTCCGACCTGAGTCATTTATTCCACATCGCGTGCTGGGAAATGAGCCTTCAGCGGAAAACCTTGAACCAGTTGTCATTAGTCATGATCAAGATGATATTGAACATCACGATGTACTGGTAAACTTAACGCAAGGGCGACCTGCTTTTTTTAGCCGGTTTAAACGGATGGCAGAAATTGTCGTACAAAACGAACCTATACTTAGCTCAACGCGAGATAACTTTAAATATTACCGCTCGCGAGGTTACCCACTAAAAACCCATACAATGAAATAA
- a CDS encoding leucyl aminopeptidase produces MDLIVKRANANSLKTQCAVVFALDNTLQSSAQLIDKEANGTLSHILESKALKNKAGSHCWVHLAPNKKRAYEHVLLVSLGQAEKKSKSSISSKDYISSIQSGLKALKGSHIKNAAVYLDQVNLSDTDNSPSTIAQLFATEAKRVDYKYATTKASDKDSSKLEKLTLVVDDAKQVNDAKKGLKLGQALGNGINTTRELGNLPGNICTPEYLANQAKKLATSSTKLTTKVLTEKQIEKLGMGAFLSVAKGSAQDGKLIIMEYRGGAKTAKPNVIVGKGITFDTGGISLKPGPAMDEMKFDMCGAASVMGVMTALVELQASVNVVAIIAAAENMPSGRASKPGDVVTSMSGQTIEILNTDAEGRLVLCDALTYAERYKPKSVVDIATLTGACVVALGNHATGLFSNDQALADKLLASGEKMHDRAWQMPLWDEYQKQLDSNFADMANIGGPQAGSVTAACFLSRFTKKYPWAHLDIAGTAWVQGGAKGATGRPVALLLDYLLNA; encoded by the coding sequence ATGGATTTGATCGTAAAACGCGCAAATGCTAACTCTCTAAAAACTCAATGTGCCGTGGTATTTGCCTTGGACAACACATTGCAATCAAGTGCCCAACTCATCGATAAAGAAGCTAACGGCACCCTATCACACATACTAGAGAGCAAAGCGCTTAAAAATAAAGCAGGCAGTCACTGCTGGGTTCATCTTGCCCCCAATAAAAAACGCGCATATGAACATGTGTTACTGGTATCACTTGGGCAAGCAGAAAAGAAAAGCAAATCCAGCATTTCAAGCAAAGACTACATTTCCAGCATCCAATCTGGGTTGAAAGCATTAAAAGGCTCGCACATTAAAAACGCTGCGGTTTATTTGGATCAGGTGAATCTGTCAGACACAGACAACTCTCCATCAACCATTGCACAACTATTTGCCACAGAAGCCAAGAGAGTCGATTACAAATACGCCACAACCAAAGCTTCCGATAAAGATTCCTCCAAGTTAGAGAAACTCACATTGGTTGTTGATGACGCAAAACAGGTCAACGACGCAAAAAAAGGCCTCAAACTGGGACAAGCACTGGGTAACGGCATCAATACCACTCGGGAGCTGGGTAACCTGCCCGGCAACATCTGCACACCGGAATATCTGGCCAACCAAGCGAAAAAACTGGCAACTTCTTCGACCAAACTCACCACCAAGGTGTTAACAGAAAAACAAATCGAAAAATTGGGCATGGGTGCCTTTCTCTCCGTGGCCAAAGGTAGCGCCCAGGACGGCAAACTCATCATCATGGAATACCGTGGTGGCGCAAAAACAGCAAAGCCCAATGTTATTGTGGGTAAAGGCATTACCTTTGACACCGGCGGCATCAGCTTAAAGCCCGGCCCTGCCATGGATGAAATGAAGTTTGATATGTGTGGTGCGGCTTCTGTAATGGGTGTGATGACAGCCCTGGTTGAACTACAGGCATCCGTTAATGTGGTTGCGATCATCGCTGCCGCAGAAAATATGCCATCTGGCCGCGCGTCCAAACCTGGGGATGTGGTTACCTCCATGTCAGGGCAAACAATCGAAATTTTAAATACCGATGCCGAAGGCAGGCTGGTATTATGCGACGCCCTGACCTATGCCGAGAGATACAAGCCTAAATCAGTAGTGGACATTGCCACGCTAACTGGTGCTTGCGTGGTTGCGTTGGGTAATCATGCAACTGGACTATTCAGTAACGACCAAGCCCTCGCTGACAAATTGTTAGCCAGTGGCGAAAAGATGCATGACCGCGCGTGGCAAATGCCTTTATGGGATGAATACCAAAAACAACTGGATAGCAATTTTGCCGATATGGCAAATATTGGTGGCCCCCAAGCAGGAAGCGTGACCGCAGCCTGTTTCTTATCCCGCTTTACCAAAAAGTACCCTTGGGCACATTTGGATATCGCAGGAACAGCGTGGGTACAAGGCGGAGCCAAAGGGGCAACTGGGAGACCTGTCGCACTGCTTTTGGACTACCTGCTGAACGCTTAA
- the lptF gene encoding LPS export ABC transporter permease LptF has product MIIFRYLAKELLGSLFAVSFVLLLIIISARFVSYLAEAAAGGLDTGVLLTLMALRLPGYLELILPLGLVIGIIMGYGRLYVDSELTVLSACGFSERRFLVYTLMTSSFVALLVALFSTYLGPIGVRASEALLAEQRNRTDFETLKPARFHELDDGRGISYAESVSEDKTELIQVFMAQVSLDDTDERLTVLTASSGETVIDQDTGNKFLLLKNGRRYIGRPGDKDYQIIRFNSYAQKLPEPDYNVKPKRETDGLSTFELLERDSKEARAAIQWRISLPVLVMIVSLIALPLSKTQPRRGRYGKLLPAIIIYVLYLVAINAARGMEEGGDAPFSGVIWYVHSGFFLLGIFLYKASSIKRLLQKKNQSANVKTAV; this is encoded by the coding sequence TTGATTATTTTCCGTTACCTTGCAAAAGAATTACTGGGCAGTTTATTTGCTGTCAGTTTTGTACTTTTGCTTATTATTATCAGTGCACGATTTGTTTCTTATCTGGCAGAAGCTGCAGCAGGTGGTTTGGATACCGGTGTGCTTCTGACACTCATGGCCCTGCGTTTGCCGGGGTATCTCGAGTTGATTCTTCCGTTGGGGTTGGTCATCGGAATTATTATGGGGTACGGCCGTTTATATGTGGACAGCGAACTGACAGTGCTTTCCGCTTGCGGCTTCAGTGAGCGTCGCTTTTTGGTTTATACCCTGATGACGTCTTCCTTTGTTGCACTACTGGTCGCCTTGTTCAGCACCTATCTCGGCCCTATTGGTGTGCGTGCATCAGAGGCTCTGCTTGCAGAACAACGTAATCGAACGGATTTTGAAACTTTGAAACCTGCACGTTTTCATGAACTGGATGACGGTCGTGGGATCAGTTATGCGGAATCGGTATCGGAGGACAAAACCGAGCTGATTCAGGTGTTTATGGCTCAGGTTTCTCTGGACGATACCGACGAGCGCTTAACAGTATTGACTGCCTCCTCGGGTGAAACTGTCATTGATCAGGATACCGGCAACAAGTTTCTGTTATTGAAAAATGGTCGTCGGTATATCGGACGACCCGGCGATAAGGATTACCAGATAATCCGTTTTAACAGCTATGCGCAAAAACTGCCAGAGCCGGACTATAACGTCAAACCCAAACGGGAAACGGATGGTTTATCCACATTTGAGTTGCTTGAGCGCGATAGCAAAGAGGCACGGGCGGCCATTCAGTGGCGTATTTCCTTACCCGTTTTGGTGATGATTGTGTCGTTAATCGCGCTGCCGTTGAGTAAAACCCAACCTCGTCGCGGGCGCTACGGCAAGTTGCTGCCTGCAATTATCATCTACGTACTGTATCTGGTTGCTATCAACGCGGCCCGGGGAATGGAGGAAGGTGGTGATGCGCCTTTTTCCGGCGTGATATGGTACGTGCACTCCGGCTTTTTCTTGTTGGGCATATTTTTGTATAAAGCCTCCAGTATCAAGCGTCTGTTGCAGAAGAAAAACCAATCAGCAAACGTTAAAACGGCAGTATAG
- the lptG gene encoding LPS export ABC transporter permease LptG, giving the protein MKKIKRYIATTILKSIVGVLFVILSLDVLSALIDQLDQLRGGYNFLEAIIYVGLYVPSSTYDFLPLSALVGCLLGLGSLANTSELVVMRSVGVSILQVIWAVTRPVLLIIAGGILLGEYVAPYTDQYADSRRALAQGHESAMRIERGVWNREGNEYMHFNAVLPNGKLYGVTRYIFDEQKNLIEASFVDSAIYQGEGLWIEQDGVVTYFNQDSVQNSGFTFREWRTEVSPNLLNILVLDADELPMQRLYSYSNYLDKQNLDSSEYRLAFWQKALQPLATISLVVIAISFILGPLRQVSMGFRVFVGVLIGLVFQTSQQLLGPVSIIWGFSPMLAVLIPIACCFVIGGALIKRAK; this is encoded by the coding sequence ATGAAAAAAATAAAGCGATATATTGCCACTACCATTCTTAAATCCATTGTCGGGGTATTATTTGTCATCCTTTCTTTGGATGTGTTATCCGCGTTAATCGACCAGCTTGATCAGCTTCGAGGAGGGTATAACTTTCTGGAAGCGATTATTTATGTTGGTTTGTATGTGCCATCCAGTACTTATGATTTTCTGCCATTATCCGCATTAGTCGGATGTTTGTTAGGCCTGGGTTCGTTAGCCAACACCAGTGAACTGGTGGTGATGCGCTCTGTTGGTGTATCCATTCTACAGGTCATTTGGGCTGTAACCCGGCCGGTATTGTTGATTATTGCCGGGGGTATTCTGCTAGGGGAATACGTTGCACCATATACCGACCAATACGCCGACAGCCGCCGGGCTTTGGCTCAGGGACACGAAAGTGCCATGCGGATTGAGCGTGGGGTATGGAACCGCGAAGGTAATGAATACATGCATTTCAACGCGGTATTACCCAACGGTAAATTGTATGGGGTGACACGCTATATCTTTGATGAACAGAAGAATTTAATCGAAGCGAGTTTTGTTGATTCTGCTATTTACCAGGGGGAAGGGTTGTGGATTGAGCAGGATGGTGTGGTGACATATTTCAATCAGGATTCTGTTCAAAACTCCGGGTTTACCTTTCGGGAGTGGCGTACTGAAGTCTCACCGAATCTGCTGAATATTCTGGTTTTAGACGCCGACGAGTTACCCATGCAGCGTTTGTATTCGTACTCTAATTACCTGGACAAGCAAAATCTGGATTCCAGTGAGTACCGGTTAGCGTTTTGGCAAAAAGCTCTGCAGCCGCTAGCCACCATTAGTCTGGTGGTCATTGCAATATCATTTATCCTTGGCCCTCTGCGTCAGGTTTCAATGGGCTTTCGGGTTTTTGTTGGCGTGCTGATTGGGCTCGTCTTTCAGACCTCACAACAGCTACTTGGCCCTGTGAGTATTATCTGGGGGTTTTCGCCCATGCTTGCGGTCTTGATCCCAATTGCCTGCTGTTTTGTTATTGGTGGCGCTTTGATTAAACGGGCGAAGTAA
- a CDS encoding RDD family protein has product MYQSPHYQIPLPVAPVWRRIAALVYDSLLLLALSMAYGGIALAIHVALFGTGSEEYQPRLTHPLFPIGWYICLSSFYVFFWCRAGQTAGMKAWRLTIIGEENRHPSVKAAYIRAVLSSFLAPSLIGYVWTWLDKDKLCLHDRLSQTKVLLEPPRKKKKKAK; this is encoded by the coding sequence ATGTATCAGTCTCCACACTATCAAATACCTCTTCCCGTCGCGCCAGTCTGGCGACGTATTGCTGCGCTAGTATATGACAGCTTGCTGTTATTGGCCCTGAGCATGGCATACGGTGGTATTGCACTCGCGATCCATGTCGCTTTGTTTGGTACGGGCTCGGAAGAGTATCAACCTCGACTGACACACCCGCTCTTCCCAATCGGCTGGTATATTTGTCTCAGCAGTTTTTACGTGTTTTTCTGGTGCCGAGCCGGCCAAACGGCAGGTATGAAAGCCTGGCGACTCACTATAATTGGCGAAGAAAACCGACATCCATCAGTTAAAGCAGCCTATATTCGAGCAGTGCTTTCTTCATTTCTTGCCCCTTCCCTGATTGGCTATGTTTGGACATGGCTGGATAAGGACAAGCTCTGCTTACATGATCGCTTATCGCAAACCAAGGTATTACTAGAACCACCCAGGAAGAAAAAGAAAAAAGCGAAGTGA
- a CDS encoding HD domain-containing protein, with the protein MPNSWDPDIYSRAWDYATLAHEGQTYGGAEEGVQVPYINHVASVAMEVVCALIHTDEQLDANLAVQCALLHDVVEDTSIGYHELVDSFGLSVADGVQALTKDFQLTTKREQMADSVKRIQQQPKEIWIVKLADRVSNLYRPPFFWDQERISYYRDESQFILSELGECNAILHSRLRKKIEEYGDFLR; encoded by the coding sequence GTGCCGAATTCCTGGGACCCGGATATTTATTCCAGAGCGTGGGACTATGCAACTCTAGCGCATGAAGGACAAACGTACGGCGGAGCCGAGGAGGGTGTGCAGGTTCCCTATATCAATCATGTGGCGAGCGTGGCGATGGAAGTGGTATGTGCGTTGATTCATACTGATGAGCAGCTTGATGCCAATCTCGCCGTACAGTGTGCGTTATTGCATGATGTGGTGGAGGATACTTCCATTGGATACCATGAGCTAGTAGATAGCTTTGGATTATCTGTTGCTGATGGTGTTCAGGCATTAACGAAAGATTTTCAACTGACGACAAAGCGCGAACAGATGGCGGATTCTGTGAAGAGAATTCAGCAACAGCCAAAAGAAATCTGGATCGTGAAGTTGGCCGATAGAGTGAGCAACTTATATCGTCCTCCATTTTTCTGGGATCAGGAGCGAATTTCATATTACCGTGACGAATCTCAGTTCATATTGTCGGAGCTGGGAGAATGTAATGCCATTTTACATTCCCGGTTACGAAAAAAAATTGAAGAATACGGTGATTTTCTACGTTGA
- a CDS encoding tRNA-binding protein — MNEISWNDFQKVELRIGTVIEVQDFPEARNPAYILQVDFGCEIGIKKSSAQITDLYSRESLVGKQVVAVVNFPAKQIGPIMSECLVTGFHREDGAVVLAVPDAEIQNGARLA, encoded by the coding sequence ATGAATGAAATAAGTTGGAACGATTTTCAGAAAGTTGAATTGCGAATTGGTACTGTTATAGAAGTTCAGGATTTTCCCGAGGCCCGAAACCCCGCCTATATATTGCAAGTTGACTTTGGTTGCGAAATTGGCATTAAAAAATCCAGTGCACAAATAACAGATTTGTATTCCAGAGAAAGTTTAGTCGGTAAACAAGTTGTGGCGGTTGTTAACTTTCCGGCAAAACAAATTGGACCGATTATGTCCGAGTGCTTGGTTACAGGTTTTCATCGTGAGGATGGGGCGGTTGTATTGGCTGTGCCTGACGCAGAAATTCAAAATGGCGCTCGTTTGGCTTAA